From the Leptospira congkakensis genome, the window CTGATTTGTTCGTTCCCTATGGGTCACTCACAAACCAGCTCGCGTCACTGTTCGATCCCTTCGGATAGATTCTTTGATGATGATTGGATTTTGAAAAAAAGGAGTCTGTCTTTTGCGGGCGAAGGGGCTCGAACCCTCGCCAGAAGCTTGGAAGGCTGCTGTGCTACCGTTACACCACACCCGCGACAGTAAATACATAGTTTTGGTTGTGGGTAAGGGGTCAATGATTTTTGGTTCCAGAAAGTGTGGGAGGAAGAAAATGAGACTATGGCCCTGCCCCAAGCACTCGAAAATTATCGAAAACAATATCGTAAAATCAAATTATTCCAAGACGTAGCATCTGTCCTCCATTGGGACTCGGAAGTGATGATGCCGGAAGAAGGGCGAGAATACCGATCAGCACAAATTGCTGCGGTGGCAGAGCTCACCCACGATTGGATGACCGATAAATCTTTTTTAAACCAAATCCAATCTGCTAAACAATCTATCGGTGAACTACCCGAATCAGAACGATCCCTTTGGAATCGCGAGTTGGAAGTTCTGATGGAAGAAAAGGAGAGGGCTGATAAATTGCCCTCGGAGTTTGTTTCCGAATTTGCAAAAGTAACCAACCTCGCACATGCGGAATGGGCTGAAGCAAAAAAAGAAAAAAACTTCCAATCCTTTGCAAAACGATTAGAGGAACTGGTTCAATTATCTAAAAAACAAGCAGATTACTTTGGTTATACGACCGAACCTTATGATGCACTGCTCGATAGTTATGAAAAAGGTGCCAAAGCCAGTCAAATTCAAACTTTGTTTTCTGATTTGAAAGCATCCCTGGTTCCTATAGTGTCCACAGCACCTAAATTCAAAAATCCATTTCCAGAACCTATCTCAATAGAGAAACAGACTAAATTTTGTAATCGTTTGCCATCCCTTCTCGGACTCACTACAAAAGAATCGAGATTGGATACAAGTAACCATCCGTTTTCTACAAGTTTGGGAAAGGGTGATAAACGAATCACAACTCGATATTCCGAAACAGATCCACTTTCTTCCATCTTTGGTGTGTTACATGAAACAGGCCATTCTCTTTATGAATCTGGATTGTCAGCTATGCCAAATTGGCCCACACCCATTACAGAATTTTTAAGTTTGGGAATCCATGAATCTCAAAGTCGATTGTGGGAAAATCAAGTAGGACGTTCTTTACCATTTTGGGAATTTGTTTATCCTATTTTGTTATCTGATTTTGGACTGACAGACAAGGAACTTCCTTTCAAAGAATTATATCAATACATCAATAGCACTGAAAAAACTAAAGTAAGAGTGGAAGCTGACCAGGTTACTTACAACCTTCATATCATTTTGCGATTTGAAATTGAAAGAGATCTCATCAATGGAAAAATCCAAGTAAAGGATTTACCTGAAATTTGGAATACCAAGATGAAGGAAAGTTTTGGACTTACCATTGAGAATGATGCAGAAGGTGTTTTACAAGATATCCACTGGTCGATGGGAGCTTTTGGATATTTCCCTACTTATACATTAGGAAATATCTTCAGCTCACAATTTTTCAAAAAATTCACAGAAGAATTTCCTGATTCGCATAACAAGTTTTCTGCGAAGGGTGATTTTTCTGACCTACTGGGTTGGCTTCGTAAAAACATTCACTCTAAAGGTAAAATTTATGACGTGGACACCTTGATGAAACAGGCTACCGGTGAAGCGGCAGATTCCAAACATTTGATTTCCTATTTGAATGGAAAAATCAAAGAAGTAACAAAATAATAAATCAATAAAAGTATTCAAAGGAATTCTATGTCAGGATCAGAACAAGTATTAGAAAAACTAAGCCAATTATCATATTTTGATAACCTAGCTTTGTATTATTTATGTATCGAAACACCGCCACAAACACTCGCTTTGGCATTCATGCAAATGGATGAAAAAATTGCAGGATCAATGCTTGGAGTTTTGGATGTACAAAAAAGAAAGTATGTACACGAACTCATGGCACTTCAAAAAGATAGTCCAGAAGAAGCTAAAAAAGCCGCCGCAGAAGGGTTATTACTCATCGCAGACGGCTTAATTTCTAGAAATTTAATTAGTAAACAAGGTCATTATTTCTTTGGAACAAAGAGATAAAAAGATCCTAGTCCTAAACAAATCCAACCTATTAAAAAACTCACTCCTCCTATAGGAGTGATGGCTCCTAAAACACGAATCCCTGTGATTGCCAGGGCATACAAACTAAAAGAAAAAATTAGAATTCCTAATAGAAATGCCCAAGTGGCTACTCTTAAGAATGTTTTGCTTTTACTTGATGAATCCGATTGGAGTGATTGCTGTAACAACAAAAATGAAATGAGTGCAGCCAGTGTATGATAAAAATGATAACGATTTCCCGTTTCAAAAATCACCATAAGCTCTGGAGCTATTATTTTTTTAAGTCCGTGTGCCCCAAAGGCACCAATGGCAACGGCTAAAAAACCGAAAAGACAAACTAGTAGGATTAAAACCGCGGAGGATTGCTTCTTGACAAGATTCATTAACGATACTTCCTATTGCCTATGACTTCAGATACATCCGGAAAGAATACTAAATTTGTTAGAGTTTGGCGACAACTCAATGTGGAAGATGTAAAAAAACAACTACTCTATATCGATGATCTTTACGGAACTTGTGGAAATTGTAAAAAATTAGGACTCAATTATCTAAAAGATAAAAAATGCCCCGATTGTGGAGCCACTTTTAAATATTTAGCAACTAAATTGAGTAAGGTGGCAGATATTGGAAAGATTCTAAGCAGAATCGACAAAGAAGGATTGGATTTAACTTTAATTGAAAGAGAAGATTTTGAAAGATCCAGTGCTTCCGATACCGCAAGGGATCTATTCAAATCATAAATAAAAATCGAGAAAAAGTTGGTCGATTAGAACAATTAAAATTTAAACGACCAACCAAACTGTGCCGTTTTGTTATGTGCTGCTGTATCTTCCCAAGCATCAAAAGCTCGCACAGCCCTTGAGACAGCAAGAGCCGCAAATACACCTACAGCATTCGGTGATTCCCAAACATTTCCTGGACCTTTTGTATTTAGCATATTGTCCCAAATATTTTTTTTAGGTAATTTGTCTTGGGCATACATATAAGCACCACCTGCCAAAATCAAATCACATAAAAGATAAATACCCATACTCACAATTGTATCTCGATTGGAAAAGAGGGGAGAATTCCATGAATTATAACCAACAGAAGCCATTGGTGTGATCAAATTCAATCCTTGAGAGATCGCATGATATTTTTCTGACAATGGCACTGCCGATTCATGGGGTGGTTTTTGGAGTAACTCTTGTTCCATGATTTCTTTCCACATTCTTTCCTGGCCACGTCTAGGAGATTCAATTCGAATGATGGAATCCGGGGAAGTTTTTCCAACCTTGCCTACATAGATATTAAAATCATAAGGGTTTTTCCACCGGTTTTTATATCGATAAACAAACCCTTGTGTTTTTTCGTCTGCATAAAAATCAGGATCCAGTTTATTGAGTAGAGCCACCAAGCGTAAGTTAACGTCTTCTGGGCCACCTAAAATTTCTACTGTTTCTCCTGCAAAAAGAGAACTAAACCCAGTGGTAGAAAACAATAGTAGAAAACAAAAATAAACAATAAAGGATCGGAATCCTTTTAAAATAAAACTCATGACTGAACTCCAGGAAGTTGAAGGTAAGCGTTGATTAAACCTAACGAATTGTATGTGGCATGACAAGCCATAGCGATCCAAATATTTCCTGTTTTGATATATATATATCCAAAGAACATACCAACACCACAGATAATGAATGGAATGGCAATGGAAGTTCCTTCACCATAGTGAAGCCATCCAAAAATTAAGGATACAATGAACAAACCTTCTTGGGCAAGGCCTTTATCGATAAAGGCTTTTAATAAAAAGCCTCTAAAGAAAATTTCTTCCAAAATTCCTGTAATAATCCCCACAACATAAATTCCCCAAGCAAGCAGGTATGCATTTCCATGAATGGCTTCATAAAGTTTTTTTGCAAAAACTCCAGATTCTACAGGAATAGAAAGTCTTTCTAAGGCCAATCCAAAGAGAACCACTACAATAAAACATAGGAATCCGTTTGCAATGCCTCGGAGTAAAATAGGTACAGATAACTCATCCTGAAGATTTGTGACAGGAATTTGTAATACTTTTTTATAAAGCAAATACCCTAGGCCCACATAACATAAAAACCACGGAATGGAATGCCCTAGTAAATAATGAGGTTTTTCGGAAAACACCTTATCATAAAATTGAGAGAGTAACAAACCAGGATTTTCAGTAATTTCTTTCTGAAATTGTTCCTTGATGGGTGTCACAATTTTTTCGTATTCGGCAAGCATCGTGGAAAAATCCATTTTCCCTTCCCAATACTCTTCATAGAGGGGGAGAAGTTGATCTTCGGGGATTCGATCACCAAGCACCGAATTGTTGACGAAGGCTAAAAAAATAACGGAATAAAAGAAGGAACAAACATATACGAGACCTAAAGAATAGGCAGTAAGCCGAAAGATCTCAAAAAAACGATTCTGCATCTGCCTTACAGTTCCTCAATTTCCGCAAGAATCGTCATCGTTTTTTTAGAAAATG encodes:
- a CDS encoding carboxypeptidase M32, whose product is MALPQALENYRKQYRKIKLFQDVASVLHWDSEVMMPEEGREYRSAQIAAVAELTHDWMTDKSFLNQIQSAKQSIGELPESERSLWNRELEVLMEEKERADKLPSEFVSEFAKVTNLAHAEWAEAKKEKNFQSFAKRLEELVQLSKKQADYFGYTTEPYDALLDSYEKGAKASQIQTLFSDLKASLVPIVSTAPKFKNPFPEPISIEKQTKFCNRLPSLLGLTTKESRLDTSNHPFSTSLGKGDKRITTRYSETDPLSSIFGVLHETGHSLYESGLSAMPNWPTPITEFLSLGIHESQSRLWENQVGRSLPFWEFVYPILLSDFGLTDKELPFKELYQYINSTEKTKVRVEADQVTYNLHIILRFEIERDLINGKIQVKDLPEIWNTKMKESFGLTIENDAEGVLQDIHWSMGAFGYFPTYTLGNIFSSQFFKKFTEEFPDSHNKFSAKGDFSDLLGWLRKNIHSKGKIYDVDTLMKQATGEAADSKHLISYLNGKIKEVTK
- a CDS encoding DUF423 domain-containing protein, yielding MNLVKKQSSAVLILLVCLFGFLAVAIGAFGAHGLKKIIAPELMVIFETGNRYHFYHTLAALISFLLLQQSLQSDSSSKSKTFLRVATWAFLLGILIFSFSLYALAITGIRVLGAITPIGGVSFLIGWICLGLGSFYLFVPKK
- a CDS encoding CPBP family intramembrane glutamic endopeptidase, coding for MQNRFFEIFRLTAYSLGLVYVCSFFYSVIFLAFVNNSVLGDRIPEDQLLPLYEEYWEGKMDFSTMLAEYEKIVTPIKEQFQKEITENPGLLLSQFYDKVFSEKPHYLLGHSIPWFLCYVGLGYLLYKKVLQIPVTNLQDELSVPILLRGIANGFLCFIVVVLFGLALERLSIPVESGVFAKKLYEAIHGNAYLLAWGIYVVGIITGILEEIFFRGFLLKAFIDKGLAQEGLFIVSLIFGWLHYGEGTSIAIPFIICGVGMFFGYIYIKTGNIWIAMACHATYNSLGLINAYLQLPGVQS